The Usitatibacter rugosus genome segment CGCCGCCGAACAGGCCGACCTTGCCGCCCTTGGCGAACGGGGCCACGAGGTCGATCACCTTGATGCCCGTTTCGAGCAGCTCGACGGAAGGCGAGAGCTGATCGAACTTCGGCGCCATGGCGTGGATGGAACGGTACTCGTCGGCTTTCACCGGGCCGCGCTCGTCGATCGGGCGGCCGAGAACGTCCATCACGCGGCCGAGTGTTGCGGGGCCCACGGGCACGGAGATCGGCTTGCCGGTGTTCTTCACCTTCATGCCGCGGCGCAGGCCGTCGGAGGAGCCCATCGCGATCGTGCGCACGACGCCGTCGCCGAGCTGCTGCTCGACTTCGAACGTGAGGCCCTTCTCGGCGAAGGAATTGCCTTCCTCGACGAGGGTCAGGGCGTCGTACACCTTCGGCATGCCTTCGCGCGCGAACTGGATGTCGATCACCGCCCCGATGCACTGGACGATGCGGCCTTCGGTCATTTGGGTGCTCATGGTGTGTTCCCGGTAGTGAATGCTTGAATGCGTTTAGACGGCGGCAGCGCCACCGACGATCTCGGAGAGTTCCTTGGTGATCGCGGCCTGGCGGCTCTTGTTGTAGACGAGCGTGAGGTCGTCGATCACCGACGACGCGTTGTCGCTGGCGGACTTCATCGCCACCATGCGCGCCGACTGCTCGCTCGCGATGTTCTCCGCGAGCGCCTGGAAGATGAGGGCTTCGAGGTAGCGGCGCAGAAGCTGGTCGAGGACCGTCTTCGCGTCCGGCTCGTACATGTAGTCCCAGTTCTGGCGCGCCGCGCGGGCATCCTTGGCGAGGCGCTCGGCCGGCAGCGGCAGCAGCTGCTCGACCACCGGCTCCTGCTTCATCGTGTTGATGAAGCGCGTGTAGACCACGTAGAGCGCGCCGATCTTGCCTTCGCGGTACGCGTCGATCTGCACCTTCACCGGACCGACCAGGGCGTCCAGGTGCGGGCGGTCGCCCAGGCCCACGACGTGCGACACCACGTTGGCGCGCACGCGCTGCAGGAAACCGAACGCCTTGTTGCCGATGGCGGTGTACTGGACGGTCGCGCCCTGTTCGGCCAGGTCCTTCGCCTTCTGCGTGACGAGGCGAAGCACGTTGGTATTCAGCGCGCCGCACAAGCCCTTGTCGGAGGTCACCACCAGCACGCCGATGTCCTTGCGGTCGCCCTTCTGCACGAGGAACGGGTGGCGGTACTCGGGGTTCGCGTGGGCCAGGTGCGCGGCGATGTTGCGGATCTTGTCGCCGTACGGGCGCGCCTGGCGCATGCGCTCCTGCGCCTTCCTCATCTTGGAAGCCGCGACCATCTCCATGGCCTTGGTGATCTTGCGCGTATTTTGCACGCTCTTGATCTTGGTGCGGATTTCTCTGGAGCCAGCCATATTTCCTCTTTGTCACCCCCGCGGAAGCGGGGGTCCAGTCTGGGTTCCCGCCTACGCGGGAACGACGTCAATAGGTGCCGTTCTTCTTGAAGTCTTTGATCGCGTCGTGCAGCTTGGCCTCGTCGTCCTTCGAGAGGTCCTTCGTGGACTCGATGCGGTCG includes the following:
- the atpG gene encoding F0F1 ATP synthase subunit gamma — protein: MAGSREIRTKIKSVQNTRKITKAMEMVAASKMRKAQERMRQARPYGDKIRNIAAHLAHANPEYRHPFLVQKGDRKDIGVLVVTSDKGLCGALNTNVLRLVTQKAKDLAEQGATVQYTAIGNKAFGFLQRVRANVVSHVVGLGDRPHLDALVGPVKVQIDAYREGKIGALYVVYTRFINTMKQEPVVEQLLPLPAERLAKDARAARQNWDYMYEPDAKTVLDQLLRRYLEALIFQALAENIASEQSARMVAMKSASDNASSVIDDLTLVYNKSRQAAITKELSEIVGGAAAV